One window of the Mixophyes fleayi isolate aMixFle1 chromosome 6, aMixFle1.hap1, whole genome shotgun sequence genome contains the following:
- the LOC142095409 gene encoding olfactory receptor 11A1-like — MLEENQSSILFFQLLGFQNPESFKIPLFCSLLTIYIVILSGNLLIMALVLLSQRLQSPMYFFLTHLSLCDVFGTTNIIPNMLQLVMLDVLSMPVLECFVQFYFFGCSTSTESFLLTVMSYDRYLAICYPLHYISVMDLQLRLLLVTWSWLLGFMLTLIPVVLVSTLQYCGPNVIDHFFCDLAPFLKLSCSDVYVIQTEIIVFSMPIILIPFVFILISYINIFLTILKIPSINGRQKAFSTCSSHLIIVCIYYGTLIIVYMDPTKGHSSNVNKSLSLLYIIVTPLFNPVIYSLRNKELQAAIRKIICQPSGK; from the coding sequence ATGCTAGAGGAGAATCAGTCATCCATTTTGTTTTTCCAACTTCTTGGGTTTCAAAATCCAGAAAGCTTCAAAATTCCACTCTTCTGCTCGTTACTCACAATTTATATTGTGATATTATCAGGAAACCTCTTAATTATGGCTCTGGTATTGTTAAGTCAAAGACTTCAATCGcctatgtatttttttctaaccCATCTGTCTCTATGTGATGTATTTGGCACCACAAATATTATACCAAACATGTTACAACTTGTAATGTTAGATGTTCTTTCCATGCCTGTGTTGGAGTGTTTTGTCCAGTTCTACTTCTTCGGTTGCTCAACTTCCACAGAATCTTTCCTACTTACAGTGATGTCATATGACAGATATTTGGCCATCTGTTACCCCCTGCATTATATTTCAGTCATGGACCTCCAACTGCGTCTACTTCTGGTTACCTGGTCCTGGCTATTAGGTTTCATGTTGACATTAATACCTGTCGTTCTGGTAAGTACTTTACAGTACTGTGGTCCAAATGTGATTGACCATTTCTTCTGTGACCTGGCTCCCTTCCTAAAACTTTCATGCTCTGACGTCTATGTAATACAAACAGAAATAATAGTTTTTTCAATGCCCATCATCCTCAtcccatttgtatttattttgatttcCTATATCAACATCTTTCTCACAATACTGAAAATCCCCTCAATAAATGGCAGACAGAAAGCATTTTCTACATGCAGCTCTCATTTAATCATTGTGTGTATATACTATGGAACACTAATTATTGTCTATATGGATCCAACAAAAGGACACTCTTCAAATGTAAACAAATCTCTATCTCTGCTGTACATTatagtaactccattatttaacCCAGTTATATATAGTCTACGGAATAAGGAACTACAAGCTGCAATACGGAAAATTATTTGTCAACCATCAGGAAAGTAG